TTTCTGTACAAGAAAAATGGTAAGTTTTTAAGCCCAACTAAACGATGTTCTTTTTTGATTTCCATTCAGCACTGGATTTCTGGCAGTTGTCATTATGTAATTCTTTCAATCTCTGAGAAGCGTGACGTGTCAGGAACATATTTCTCTCAGTGATGAGAAGATGCTGATGCGTCAGGGTTTCTGTCTTTCACTGTCTTTGATGCAGCACTGTCTCCAGACCAATTCTTATTGAATGAGGGGTACATTGAAGGGTGTAGAGGTATATTATCCTACACAGGCGGATTTCTTACTTGCAAGGCTTAAGGTCAGGAAAAGGAAAGGCTGTATACTGACCACATGCAATCAGTATGCATAGATAGTGTTGTTACCATGATTCTATGGCACTATGATACTACTGTTCTGACATTAATGACTATAATGTTGGCTGCCCAAACCCACTGTCATGtaagaattacattttctttctggtgTTGGAGTAAGGGATGTTCTATGGAGTGGAGGAATGAGAAGTAAACTCTAGTGAAATCCTAGGATGAAGCACCCTTTTGCCTCTAGCAAGGTGCTTTGCTCAGCCTTGAACTGTATTTAAATATAACTATAAATGCTGGTCTCTTCTTTTGACTTATCCTGAATTTTCCATCCATTTGATAGTCAGGACATGTAATGGATGTGTCCATGGTTTTGTTGCTTACCTATTTATGGTTTCTAGCTTTATGCTGGCTTCACTGGAGTGGCTGGAGTCTTTTGCTTCTCATGGCAGTAGTGGGTGGAGTGTCCAAGAAGGAGAGGTTGTCTTGGAGCACAAAAGCTAGAGTTCTGGTACTGGTTTCTTTGTTACTTCTCTCTGCTAAACTGCCTACCAATCTAGGCTGATTTGCCCAAAATACAACAATATGAACCTAccttatgaaatttaaaatcagatgaacaaagatattaaaacaaaaatgaagaaggctATAATTAAGGATTGATTCTCTATACACAGACTCtttctctgacacacacacacacacacacagatttttttttttacaattgaaaTGCAATTAGCAAAGAGAGTGTTCAGCAAAACTTGGATGTTTTGCTGAGGAGATGGCATCTGAACTTGGTACTGTGTGTACAGTTAGCAATGCAGAGTGGAGGTTGTATCAGAGGAAGGTATTTGTCACTAAGACATACTGAAAGTTTAGTGAATGTGATGGTGTGGGGGCATACTTATGAAGGACAGCAAGTGTCAGGTATGCCTGGAGCATACATACCCAGAGGCATGGAAGGAAATGTGGTAAGCAAGATTATGGTACTGTGTTCGAGGGCTTTCAATATCATGGTGAATATTTCAGCCATTGCTTTAGAAAACCATAGTAACCATTTTATCATATTCATGATTCATCatatttttagattccatttcttttcaagTTCTAGTAAGGCGATTAAAAGAGGTAGAGGATAGAGGATGAGGAGAAGAGGGAATATCTGAAATTATGTCCTTTCTTTCTGCTTAGAAACATGGAACGTCCACCTAATGAATTCTAGGACTGGCCATTTGTAGTACTGATGTTTGTGAAATACCAACCTGATTTTGTGGTATGTATGAACTAATAATGCTCGTAATGCAAAGTCATGTGTATCTCACTCAATCTGCTGTTTTCTTTCAACAAAAATAGTATGAGagattttattcagaatttaatGAATATTAGACACTACATGAAAAGAATTATCTTCTATGTTTTGGGAATCTAAAATGATTCTGCTTTTAGGGCAGTGGAAATGctttgtatgatattataatgatggatgcATGTCCTTAACATTTATCCAAATCCATAAAATGTACCACACGAAGAATGAACCCTAGGGTTAACTCTGGCCTCTCAATGATGATGGTGTTATGGTGATTATGTCTAATCAGTTGTGACAGGTCTGCCATTCAGAACATTAGTGTGTGAAACAGTTGTGCATTTGTTTTATgggcaaattaacaaggtagATTAATATCTCTGAAAGTTGATATTAATCATCATAATGGAAAATTGATACTAATAATCCTAATGAAAGCAATTATTGCAATTGCAGGTGCACAGATCTCCATCTCCCATGCTTTGTACATCCTGAATTATTTAGCCTTCATAGAAACCCTAAAAAGTAGATTACTTTGCTTTTATGTTTACTGgtgaagaaaatgaagcacagagataTCAAGGGACTTGTTACATATCTCACCATAGTGGGCAGTTGGGTGGGGTACAAATCTAGGCTGTGTGACTTCGGTGTCTAAGCACTATCGCTGTGCTAACCTACCTCCCTGCTCTGCTTTAGAATATCTGCACCTCAGGAAACGTAATATAGAATGTCTTTCTTCAGTTAAAGTTATGATTCATCTGTTAACATAATTCTGAATTTTTCACTCCCAAGCTATTCTTTAGAAATTTGTAGTCTTATGTCTTGTCTCTTTGTATTCTTCTAATACCAATGATAGTGTGCCTTACATAATGAATGATTTCAActatatttatcttaaaactcAAACTATTAAGAGcagtggaatatttttcccattctttacAATAACTCCAGATATTTGTGAGTCAATACTTAAAAGATTATTGTAGGGTTATGAGAGATGTGAGTAGATAGTAagatagtaaaattttaaaatgttttggaaatagactatattaaaatgggaaaattagCAGGTTGGACTATAGGAAAAGGGGAAAAGTTCCagtaaaggagaaaaactaaATCATAATAGTGAAAGAAGCAGAGGTTGGCACTTACATAGTTCTTACTTACTTtgagccagttttttttttctcactttatcTACAGAGATACCATGAGTATATTTAAAATGACTTTCTCTAGCTGGTATATAGTGgaactaggatttgaactcaagacATCTGAATCTAGCACCTGTGTTCCTGGCCAGGAAATGTAATGTTTTCCTAGAGTAATAGCCATCCCAGATATAATATCAAGATTGCAAAATGTAAACTGACAGAGgtttaaaaattcacagaaaagcaatttttcatgaaaaaatgtaGTAAAACTGTAAAATGggttatgataaaaatatatgcacataataaaatataattatttactaTTATCCAAGTGAGATAATAAGATAATGTCAGAAAATAACTTGTGTTTGTCTGCATGTTCATCAGCTATTTTGCAgtaaaactgggcagcccaggtggctctgtggtttggcgTCGccctctgcccagggcctgatcctggagaccctggatcgagtcccacttcgggttccctgcatggagcctgtttctccctctgcctacttctctacttctgtgtctctcatgaataaataagtaaaaatcttttaataaatgcaataaaactaTTAAATGTGGTTTATGACAAAAAGGTATAtgcacataataaaatataattatttactaTTATCCCAGTGAGGTAATAAGATAATGTCACAAAATAACTTGTGTTTGCATGTTCATCAGTTTTTTTGGAATATCATCAACCTTGAAATATTGGCCATACTTGTATGTACAAAAGAGGACACATATATGAGTATACTAATAGAATATTGTAAAAGGACACATAAAAACAGAAGGAGTCATTTCTGGAGAATACAATTATAGATTCAATAATTTTGAGACAAATTGcaattttcttctctcattctgctGTGTACTTTGAAGAATTAATGATATTATGaattatttgacaataaaaatatagttaagtGAACACAAATTATTGAAAAACCTTTTAATAAGTATCAATAGCAATGACAATCTCTAGCACTTGTGACAGCAATACTATACTTGAGAAATTGCTCTAAATTGTTATTTGTGTGAGTGAAAATTGGAAGCAACATCAATATCTCGATGGACAAACGGTTAAATAAATGCCACTTAGAAAAATTTTACAATGTCAGTAAGTAATTAAACAATTAAGCCATGGAAAGTATAGTGCATGGGAGAAACTGCTATAATAATTCCAAGTCAAAATCAGAACACAAAATGATATACAATGATATCAATGACAAAGTATAGATGCTACAGACAAGAATTCGAAACAGAAAAATCATAACATAGTATATTGAATAGTGGAATTTTCttcaaatgatatttttagaaaCAAGGCAATTCAGGGTAAAAAGAAACATATGAGTTAAAACCCTATTTAGTTTATAGACATCTTTAGTAATTTTATACCAAATTGAATTCATATGCAGAGATGCTCAATGAGTTCAATTTAAGAGAATAGTAGAGGGTAAACAGCAATTTCCCTCAATTATGACAAATCTCAAAATTCCTCAGACCGTTGTTATCTACTGACCATCAGTGAAGGTGATATTGAGCACAAGAGACATAAGTAAAgactttttagatttttgtaaACCATATTTCAAACAAGATACTGATAGGCTCAGGAATGAAGATGTCAGGGACCCAAAAATGAGAGAACTCAATGAAGATATTTTCTTCAGATGGGCTTCTCCAACAATATGAGTGGTTAATAATATTGgaatactgttttccagatttcAAAGCATATAGATAAAATGCATAATAAATTAACttggtatatgtatatgtgagcataaataattttctttttaattcaaggGAAAATCAAGATAAGGTAGGGCAagattttgatataatttttcaGATGAAGGCCAAATTTCAAGGCAGTTAAGGCACCTGACCAAGGAAAGAACAAGTTTTGCCACTTTCAGTCTTGGtaggaataaaaaattttaaaggatattgACTTTTTATTCTCCAAATGCAAAGGCTTTGATCAAATTGGGTTAGTTTCTGAATCAATGGAGAGATCTGGGAGAGGCTGGGACTTCTGCAGATTTACAAAGATTCATAGGGATTAAAGGAAGTTAGAGGTAACATGGAGCAAAAAGAAGGAATTCAGAGGTCAGCTCAATGATTTCtctgaaatgtcatttcttttcttcttttttgcagaTTAAGGTCTTATCAAGTTCACCTTACCTATAGACACTACTATGGCAATGAACAGCAGTGTGAATGAATTCATTCTGTTTGGCTTGACACAGGAtccaagaaaacagaaagcaataTTTGGGGTCTTCTTGATGTTTTACCTTGCCACACTGTTGGGAAACTTTCTCATTGTAGTGACTATTAAAAGAAGCAGGACCCTTGGGAgtcccatgtacttcttcctatTTTACCTGTCCTTTGCTGATGCCTGCTTTTCTACAACCACAGCTCCCAGGTTGATTGTGGATGCCCTTTCTCAGCAGAAGACCATTTCCTACAATGAGTGCATGACTCAGGTCTTTGCAGTCCACTTCTTTGGATGCATGGAAATCTTCGTGCTGATCCTGATGGCTTTTGATCGCTATGTAGCTATTTGTAAGCCCTTGCGTTACACAACCATCATGAACAGACATGTCTGCAGTGTGCTGGTGATTCTGGGTTGGGTGGGATCCTGTATCCACTCTTCAGCACAAATTGTCCTGGCTTTGAGATTGCCTTTCTGTGGTCCCAACGTGATTGATCACTATTTCTGTGACTTGCAGCCCTTGTTGAAACTTGCTTGCATGGACACTTATGTAATAAATTTGCTAGTTGTTTCTAACAGTGGAGCCATATGCACGGTGAGTTTCACAATCTTGCTTATCTCCTATGTTATCATCTTGTACTCTCTGAGAAACCACAGTGCAGAAGGAAGGCGAAAAGCCCTTTCGACCTGCACCTCCCATTTTATTGTGGTTGTCCTATTTTTTGGCccatgtatattcatatatacacgCCCAGCAACCACATTTCCAGTAGACAAGGTGGTGGCTGTGTTTTATACCATTGGGACACCCTTGCTGAACCCTCTGATCTATACACTGAGAAATACAGAAGTGAAAATTGCCATGAAAAAGTTATGGTGTAGCAAAGTATGACTTCTGTTGATACATGATAATCAGGGATCCTAATGTATATTTCCTTAacagtttgtttttccttcatggaCAGGAGAGATATAATATTATCCTTggggaaataaaagcaattaatAGATTTAATCATAGTTTTGTGTATTTAAttgcattaaaattaataaatagaataaatatatagACTCCTTATTCTGAGAGGATTGCATTAGAATAGGATTACATATAGCCCATAACCATTTTGAAGAAATTATCATGGCCCTTAGTTGAATGGTATTGACATCTGTTCACCTTCACATGATAATTTAGCTTCCTGGACCAATTTGCTTTCAGAAAGAAATGTACTGACTAGTGAGAGAATGATGTGTGGGTATATGCATACACCAATTCTTTGGCTAGATTTTATTCTAGTCTATGAATGTTGTCATGGAACTAATCCGTTTGGAACTGGAAATTAGTGTAGGTGACTATCTTGACAACTTGGGATTTGGAGAAGTCATTCTAAGAGAATTCTGCTCCGGAATCTGTGCCCAAGGTTGCTTCACTGGGGAATATACATAGAGGGATCCTCAACCTCTAAGAAAAGCTGGAAATCTCAGTGAAAACCTGGTCTGTCACTGGAAAACCTCTCAAAGTTCTGTAAGTAATGACAGAAGGAGAGTCCCATACTTGGCAGGGATAGGTGGGATCAGTCCATCAGTGCCTCTTGGAGAATCCTTTCCATTCCTCTTCacatgagagaaagaagaggcagTGAGGGAGTTTAGCAGGAGGAATGTGCAGGAGGAAACACATAGAAGGGAGCATATAGGGGAAAAGGAAGGCTAGAGTACAATGTAAGGCAAAGACCaagataaagggaaaggaaagtgGGAACTTTGTCCAAGTTGGAGAGCAGAAGCTTTGCCCttcttatattttgaaaatcactTCTGGATGTATGAGTATTTGcagggaaaaattaattttcccaaTATCTCTATATTATTGACTTAGTGTAGCTTCCTTGACTGACATGTTTGTTCAGTAtcagaaaaaagatttttttttggttcctaatAGCcctgaaaaatcaaaattcagaTTATTTGGGAGAACTCATGATTGAAAAGTCAGTTTTAATGCTAtttaattttggtattttgttttatatgagaatattttaaattttgtgttttcaCTTTGAAGATCACCCATCTGATATGTATGATACACACCTGCCGCCACCACTACCACATCAAAATCTCATAATCAAGCACTATCATGTGATGCTCTTTCAGTACCTGAGTTTATAATTCCAATCAAATTGGCACCAGGAAGTATTACTTTAATTGATATGGGCTAATGAGAAAGGAATACAATGAACTTCATAAGTATGTGAAAAGTTTCTGCCAATGGAAGCACAATGTTATCCTGTGCCACCAAAGATGCCCAGTATTCTTACATAAGAAGTGGTGGTGGACTAAATACTTAAGACCCAATGAGGACATTTATCAGAGAACGAATGAGGACattagagaaatttttatttgtactcACAGAAGAGATACATTTTCATGAACAAATTGGTATTATTAAACCGTATCTGCCAATGGGGAAGATTTCAAAGAGAATTGGGTGGGGATTGACATGAGGTAGTAGTCATGAGGAAAGGGGACAAGGAATCACTCCAAGCATTGGAAGGGTTGAAAAGAAAGGAGATCTGAAAATCAATCCTTGATtggtcagggggaaaaaagacaaaatgaattcATAAAAGATCCAAGAGAGTTACTAGAAAACTGTTTTGTGATGTCAAGGGTGAGGGGAGCCATTTGCAGTTCCCCTCACCTCTACAAGGGGTTGGAGACTTCTTGGTCAGCCAGAAGCTGTCCTA
This is a stretch of genomic DNA from Canis aureus isolate CA01 chromosome 21, VMU_Caureus_v.1.0, whole genome shotgun sequence. It encodes these proteins:
- the LOC144293263 gene encoding olfactory receptor 4C11-like; this translates as MAMNSSVNEFILFGLTQDPRKQKAIFGVFLMFYLATLLGNFLIVVTIKRSRTLGSPMYFFLFYLSFADACFSTTTAPRLIVDALSQQKTISYNECMTQVFAVHFFGCMEIFVLILMAFDRYVAICKPLRYTTIMNRHVCSVLVILGWVGSCIHSSAQIVLALRLPFCGPNVIDHYFCDLQPLLKLACMDTYVINLLVVSNSGAICTVSFTILLISYVIILYSLRNHSAEGRRKALSTCTSHFIVVVLFFGPCIFIYTRPATTFPVDKVVAVFYTIGTPLLNPLIYTLRNTEVKIAMKKLWCSKV